In Candidatus Methylomirabilota bacterium, the sequence CCACGATTTCGACGAGCGGCCACGGCAGCATGAGCACCGACTCGGTATAGCCGGCCGGGTCACGCAACACCAGAACGCGCCGCCCCTCGTGCTCCGCGGGGAAAGCCTCGACGGGCCGCAGACGCGGGACGGTGACGCTCAGGCTATTCGTGCGGGAAAGACAGGATGACGGCGTCGAGCCGGATGACCCGATACTCTTCACCGGCGACGTAGAAGTAGTGGCCCTCGACCTCCTCCGGACTCTCCTCGAAGGCCACGACCGTCTTGAGCGCGGGCATTTCCCGGAAAGCGCTGGCCCCCTCGTCGAATCCATCGCCACGGGCCACGACTTCACCGTAGCGGATCGGCGAGCCCTTCGGACAGTGCACGCGGACATCGGCAGGCGCTTCAGGGAGCAGCCGAACCAGGAGGTTGATGCCGTAGACCTGGATCGGAATGTTCGTCATCGGCCTCCTCGCCAGGCGGAAAGGTTCTTTCATCATACCACGCGAGATCGAGACCGACCGGGCGTCGCCACCGGCCCGGACGCCGCCCGCCACAAGTAGCCCGCGAGCACGACCGCCACCGCGACGGCCAGCGCGCCGCGCACGAGCTGGCCGAGGAGCAGCCCACCGATGCCGAACAAGCCCAGGTAGACGACGAGGCAGCCGACGACCCACTGCACCAGGCCCGAGGCCAGCGCGGCCTCCGTCGCTGCGCCGGGGACCACGGCCTCCCAGCCGGGACCGCCCGGGCGCACGCGCGCATAGAACGCGCGCAGGCGGTCGGCCGGCTCGGCCGGCGTGGCCAGGGTGACCGCCAGCCACACCACAGTCGTCGCCGCGGTCGTCACCACGAGCAGCCACGCGAACTGGCGCGGATCGTCCGTGCTGAGCCCGAGCGCGAACTGGGCGGTGAGCGAGGTCACGAGCGCTGCCGTCATCGCGCTCACCTCGGACCAGGCGTTGATGCGCCACCAGTACCAGCGGAGCAGATAGACGAGGCCGGTCCCGGCGCCGATGGCTAGCAAGAATTTCCAGGCGCCCTCCACGGAGCCGATGAAGAACGTCACCACCCCGGCGATCGCCATCATGGCCACCGTGGCCACGCGTCCCACGGTCGCGTAGTGCGCCTCGGCCCTGCCCGTCGCCCAGAACCGCCGGTAGACGTCGTTGACCAGGTACGACGCCCCCCAGTTGAGCTGTGTGGAGATCGTCGACATGTACGCCGCGAAGAATGCGGCCAGCAGGAACCCGCGCCAGACCGGCGGCAGGTGATCCACCATCACTCGCACGTAACCGGATTCCGGGTCCTCGAGGCCGGGATAGAGGACCATGGAGACCAGAGCCACGATGATCCAGGGCCACGGGCGCAACGCGTAATGGGCGATGTTGAACCACACCGCGGCGAGCAGGGCGTGCCGCTCGTCCTTGGCCGACATGATCCGCTGGGCCACGTAGCCCCCGCCGCCCGGCTCCGCGCCCGGATACCACGACGCCCACCAGTTCACGGCCAGGTAGACGAAGAACGTCAACGCCGGCATCCAGGGCGAGTTCAGGTCGGGTACCAGCGCCAGCGGCCCGTCGTCGGGGAAGCGCGCGTGCAGAGCCGCCAGCAGCCCGCTCAGGCCGCCGACGGCGCCGAGCGCGAAGACGGCCAGGGCGATGCAGCCGGCCATGGCCAGCGCGAACTGGAAGAAATCGGTGACCAGCACGCCCCACAAACCCGCCAGGGCCGAGTAGAGCCCGGTGAGGACGAACAGACCCACGATGGCCTCGGACTCGCGCACGCCCAGCGTGAGGCCGAGGATCTTCACCATCGCCCTGGTCACCCACCCGATGATGATCGAGTTGATGGCCAGCGCCAGGTAGCAGGCGCGAAAGGCGCGCAGGAAGGCGGCCGGCCGGCCCGAGTAGCGGATCTCTGCGAACTCGGCGTCGGTCATCACGCCGGCCCGGCGCCACAGCCGGGCGTAGAACACCGCCGTCAACATGCCGCTCATCACGAACGACCACCACAGCCAGTTGCCGGCGATTCCGTACTTGACGGTGAGCCCGGTCACGGCCAGGGGCGTGTCGGCGGCGAAGGTCGTGGCGACCATGGAGGTGCCGGCCAGCCACCAGGGAATGGTGCGGCCGGAGAGGAAGTACTCTTCGGCGGAGGCGCCCGCCCGCCGGGAGAAGGCCAGAGCGATCCCGACGGCGAGGACGAAGTAGGCGACGATGATGAGCCAGTCGACACCCGTCAGGATCACGGGGCCAGGCCCGGCGCGTCGAGCTGCCGGGGGAATTCGGGCGCCGCCAGCTCGCGCGGCTGCTGGTCCACCACCTCGAGCGGCGGGATCTCCCCGCCGGTGGCGGCCCCCAGGTCGCGGAACTTCCGCGCGGCCGGCAGCACACGCGTCTCCATCGACCCCACCGCCTGATTGAAGGCCTCGGTGGCACGTTTGAGCGCGCGGCCCACGTCGTCGAAGTGCTTGCCCATCGTGCGCAGCCGGTCGTAGAGCAGCCGGCCGAGCTCGCTGATGCGCTCGGCGTTCTCGGCGAGATGCTCCTGTCGCCAGCCGTAGGCGCCGGCGTGGAGCAGGCCGATCAGCGTGGCCGGTGAGGCCACCACGACCCGCCGGGCCATGCCGTCCTCCAGCAGCGCCGGGTCGACCTCGACCGCCGCGGACACGAACGTGTCGGCGGGAATGAACATGACGACGAACTGAGCCGCCCCGCCGAACTCTTCCCAGTAGGCCTTGCCGGCGAGAAGCATCATGTGCTGGCGCAGCTGCTGGGCGTGTCTCAGCAGCGCGACCCGGCGCTCCTCGGGGCTGGAGGCGGCCACGGCGTCCAGGTAGGCGCTGAGCGGCACCTTGGCGTCGACGACGATCTGGCGGCCTCCGGGAAGGCGCACGATGAGGTCCGGGCGGACTCGACCGCCCTCGCCTTGCACGGTGACCTGCTCGACGTAGTCGCAGTTCTCCACCATCCCGGCTAGCTCGACGACGCGGTGCAGGGTGATCTCGCCCCACCGCCCCCGGATCGACGGGCTCCGGAGCGCGCCCACCAGGTTGCCGGTCTCTCGCTGGAGGTCGGCGCTGCTGTCGGTCAGGGCCCGCAGCTGCTCCTCCAGGCTGCCGTAGGCGCGCTCGCGCTTGGTCTCGAGCTCGCGCAGCTCGCGCTCGTACCGGATCAGGGCCTCCTGCAGGGGCTTCACGAGGGTGTCGATGGCTTCCCGCCGGTGGTCGAACTGCGCGCCCACCGTCTCCTTCGCCTGCTCCATGAACGCCGCCGTGCTTTGTCTGAGGGCGTCCGCGCTCAGCGCCTTGAAGGTGTCCCCCAGCCGCTCCCGGGCCTCGGCCAGGAGCGCCTTCTGCTCCTCCAGGTTCTCGCGCGCCGCCTGCGACCGGGTCTCCGCCTGGGCCCGGAGGGTCCGCTCGGTATCGAGGGTGGCCCGCACCTCTCCGAGCTCCAGCTCCCGCTGGGTGAGCTGCTTGCGCAGCTCGTCGCCCAGAGCCTCGGCGGCGGCGAGCCGCGTTCCCAGCGTTTCACGCTCGTGAAGCAGTCGCGACCGTCCGTGGATGCGAGTGACCAGCCAGCCGAGGCCGGCGCCCAGCGCCAGCCCTCCGACGAGCAGGAGCGTCTCAGGCACGGCGGCCGCTCCAGTGCCGGCAGACCGCGCGCAGGCCGCACGGCTCGCACACGACCGGGTCCCGCCGATCGCGGCAGTCGCCCGACATGCGCTTGTGGCAGAGGGCGAAGTCGTACTTCACCGGATCGGCGGCATCGATCGCCGCCAGCCGCGCGGTGATCTCCTCGGCCATCCGCCACGTGCGCGAGCGGCGTCGGGTCAGCCCGATGGCCCGGCTCATGTTCTCCACATGCGTGTCGACGGGCATCAGCAGCCTCGACGGCGCCATG encodes:
- a CDS encoding sodium:solute symporter family protein gives rise to the protein MILTGVDWLIIVAYFVLAVGIALAFSRRAGASAEEYFLSGRTIPWWLAGTSMVATTFAADTPLAVTGLTVKYGIAGNWLWWSFVMSGMLTAVFYARLWRRAGVMTDAEFAEIRYSGRPAAFLRAFRACYLALAINSIIIGWVTRAMVKILGLTLGVRESEAIVGLFVLTGLYSALAGLWGVLVTDFFQFALAMAGCIALAVFALGAVGGLSGLLAALHARFPDDGPLALVPDLNSPWMPALTFFVYLAVNWWASWYPGAEPGGGGYVAQRIMSAKDERHALLAAVWFNIAHYALRPWPWIIVALVSMVLYPGLEDPESGYVRVMVDHLPPVWRGFLLAAFFAAYMSTISTQLNWGASYLVNDVYRRFWATGRAEAHYATVGRVATVAMMAIAGVVTFFIGSVEGAWKFLLAIGAGTGLVYLLRWYWWRINAWSEVSAMTAALVTSLTAQFALGLSTDDPRQFAWLLVVTTAATTVVWLAVTLATPAEPADRLRAFYARVRPGGPGWEAVVPGAATEAALASGLVQWVVGCLVVYLGLFGIGGLLLGQLVRGALAVAVAVVLAGYLWRAASGPVATPGRSRSRVV
- the rmuC gene encoding DNA recombination protein RmuC, whose translation is MPETLLLVGGLALGAGLGWLVTRIHGRSRLLHERETLGTRLAAAEALGDELRKQLTQRELELGEVRATLDTERTLRAQAETRSQAARENLEEQKALLAEARERLGDTFKALSADALRQSTAAFMEQAKETVGAQFDHRREAIDTLVKPLQEALIRYERELRELETKRERAYGSLEEQLRALTDSSADLQRETGNLVGALRSPSIRGRWGEITLHRVVELAGMVENCDYVEQVTVQGEGGRVRPDLIVRLPGGRQIVVDAKVPLSAYLDAVAASSPEERRVALLRHAQQLRQHMMLLAGKAYWEEFGGAAQFVVMFIPADTFVSAAVEVDPALLEDGMARRVVVASPATLIGLLHAGAYGWRQEHLAENAERISELGRLLYDRLRTMGKHFDDVGRALKRATEAFNQAVGSMETRVLPAARKFRDLGAATGGEIPPLEVVDQQPRELAAPEFPRQLDAPGLAP